CCACAATCCGTAGCGGTGTCAATCCTCAATTGTAAACATGCACCTTGGCGGGGCTCAGCGTTGATTTTCAGGGGGGCCTCAAAATCTGATGGGACACAGGGTATTACCTTCATTGCCGAAGCCAGGCAAAGTTATCGGCTGGGGGGTGGTGAGGCGCGCAGGGGATGGGGGTACAAGCCCATGGCGCTCACGGGCAATGGCCGCCAAACGACGCGGTCATATAGGACGGAGTTGTCTGGAAGCCTGAAATCGCCCTTTGGCGCATTGGCAAAACCGAGGTCTTTGGCGTGGGCGCTGATGTAGTTGTCGAGCAGCTCGGTGACAGCCGGGCTGCGCATCAGGAATTGGCGGCATTGGATGACAGCGTTGCGCCAGATGAAATTGCGGTCGGCGTGGCTTTCCAGGTCCGCCACGCCGGGATAACGGGTGGAGTAGGGGGGAGATTGCAAGTCAACCTCCTGGGTGGTCTTGCGCCGGGTTTCCGGGGTGGAGAGAAATTCCTTCCATCGGCGGGCGCCCCAGGAGGAAAAGCTCACTGCGCCCTGGCAGTCCACAAAGAGATTGTAATCCACAATGTTGTCCTTGCCGCCGTGGATTTGCACGCCGCCGAACAAGCCTTCGGCGCAGCGGAAGAAAACGTTGCCATAGACGAGCACGCCGCAGATGGCATCATCCAGGCGAATGCCGGCCTGGCCGACCTCCCGCTGGTTGCCGATGTCATGCCAGAAATTGAAGCGATAGACCACGCCGCGGTAGGTGGGATTGCCCCACATATCCGCGCCGCCCTGGTCGTCGGATTCGCGCACGACATTGAAGATTTCATTGTATTCGATGAGGTGGTCATTGCCTTCGATGCGCATGGCGCTGCTAGGGCAGGTATGCATTCGGTTGTGCCGGATACGAATGCCCACGCCTTCGGCCAGAATGGCCGGGGTGTAGGTGGGTTTGAAGCGGGACATTTCGTAGATGTGGCAGTTTTCCACCCAATGGCCGGAGGATTGCAAGGTGCGACGCTCACCTCCGCGGACGATGGTGCCGTTGCGGCCCAGAGTGAAGATGTCGCAGCCGAACAGGGTACACTGGTTGCCACCGTTGATGACCACGCCATTTTCGCCAAAACGAGCCACGGTGCATCCCAGCAAACTGACATTGGTGCAGCCGGTCAGGAGCAGGCCGTCGCCCCGGCCTTCCTCAAATTGCAGGCCCACCAGCGCCACCTCTGCCACCTGGGCGAGCGTGACCATGGGGCCATCCAGCATGGACAGCGTGATGCGCGTGCCGGCGAGCGGGCCGGGGGGCCAGAGATAGAGGCATCCGGTGGTGCGGTCCAGGTACCATTCTCCCGGCTGGTCAATTTCCGACAAGAGATTCAGGGCATAATAGGGCTGGCCCTCGTGGTAGCCATAACTGGCGGCGGGGGGCGCCAGGGTAAAACTGCGGTTTGGCACATCCAGCGTGGCCACGCGCTGGTAATCCTCGGCCCAATCCCAAAACCAATAGCCATGCAGCCAGATTTCCGGCTCCTGCTGCCACCGCGCCGGCCGGTCATAATTAAAGGTGAAGCGTCCTTCACGGCTGCCGCGGCGGGCGTGGATATTCATGGCGGCATTGGTGCCGCCAAGTAGTTGGCCCACCTGTACCCAATTCGTATTAGGCCAGCGAGCCAGCGAAAGGCGTGTGCCATTAAAATACAGGTCCGCCCGCCTCCCTGTGGCGGTCACAGAGCCAAAATTAGTGATGCCTTGGGCGCGCAAATCGCATTGCATGACGTGGAGACGGGCGGTCTCCGGCAGGCGTGCCATGACACCAGCATCGGTGACTGGTGAAAAGCCGCCCAACCTCTGACTGCCGATGAAGCGGGGTTTTTGATTGGGGGCCGCGCGGTAAACAATGGGGCGTCCCGGCGCGCCAGAGTCTCCAGCCTCCAGACGGAAAGGTTCGCGCATCAAGTACTCGCCGCCCTGGACGAGTACCGTGACCCCACCAGGGGGCAGCGCGTCACGGGCTTTGAGGGCACGAATGGCGTCGCGAGCGCGCTGGAGGGTGGCAAAAGGTTGGGCGGCGGTGCCGGGATGAGCATCGTTGCCCTGAGGCGCGACATGGAAGGTCAGGCCCGGCTTGGGCAGCTCGGGAAGCTGCATGTGTGTGGCTTCCATATCCATGGCGGGCAGACCGCGCTGGAGGCGGCTGATTTCCGTGATGGCGCGGCGGGCTTCCTCCAGCCAATGGGGAGGGAGGTCGGGCATGGTTTCGAGTTTGCGGTATTCCTCTTGTGCCCGGGCGAATTGCTTTTCTCGTTCAAACGATTGGGCCAGGCGCATTTGCGCCAGACCTTTGAACAAGGCTGGGGTTTCGGCGTCGGCCAGGAGGCGCTGGCACTCCGCGCGTGCAGCATTAAAGTTGCGCGCTTCAAAATGCGTGTGCACCAGCGCCATGCGCGCTTCCAGGCGCTCGCGGGGACTGGCTGCGGCGGCCTTGGTCAGGGCTTCATAATTTTGAACGGCATCAGCCCACTGGCCAGCCTCGCGATAGGCTTGGGCCAAAACCCGTTGCGCTGTCAGCCGCTCCTTGTCACTCAAGTCCGTTAGCTTTAACACGCGCTCGGCGACAGCGGCAGGAACCGGTGCTCCGCCGGAGTCCATGAGCAGACGGCGCAACAACTCGTCAGCGGTGGCGGCGAGCGGCGGGGGCGCGGTTTGGGCGGTTTGCAGCAGGAGGTGGGCGGCGTCGCCAGGCTGCCGTTGCAGACGCAACAGCTCCGCCCGGCGCACGTTGCCAAGGGCGGCCAGAGGGGAGGGCTGCGCGGGGAGCCGGCTCAAGGCGAGACTGGCAGACGGGAAATCATTACTGGCCAGCGCCAGCCGCGCGGCTTCCAGGTGTTGTGCCGCATTTCCTGGCAGGGCATAGGACCACCACGCCAGGGCCAGGATTTCGGTGGGGGATAGAGCCTTGCGATAGAGGAGGCATTCATCCACATCCAACAAAAGGGAACCGACACCCGCGTTCAAATAACCGATGCGGAAGGCGTTGCCGGCGGCGGGTGTGTAGTTGCCGTTATAGGGAGTGGCGGCTACACAGTCTCCATTTAGATACAAACGCATCTCCTGGCCGTCCCATGTGGCGGCCAGATGCACCCATACTCCATCGGGCCAGAGACCGCCGGACAAGCCCTTGGCGTTGGAGGGTTGCGGACGCCCAATTTCAAAGGTGACATATTTTTGCGGATAAGCGGACCATACCCGCCAGCCTGCCCAATAACCGTCGCCCACGCCCAGGACCGCGCCATTGGGCGATTGATTGTTGCCGCGGTGGGCACCCGGGCCGTTTTTGCGAAACCATCCGGCCACCGTGAAGGCGCGGTGGGTGGGATTCAATGCTGGTCCCACCAAAGCCCCGGCATCCAGACGCACGGCGGTTTTGCCCGGCCATCGGCCTTGGATGATTTGCAGGGTTTCGGCGGGTTTCCCGGTCACGGGCGCAGCTTGAAACCGCAGCGGCGCGCCGCCGCGAGCATCCGGGATTTGGTCGGTTTGAGGGCTGAGGTGGTCAAACAAATAGCAACGTTCGATTTCGGGGTGTTGGAGGTAGCTTTCCGCAAACTTGCGCCAGGCGTTGAGGCTGGATGGTGTTTCGGCGGCTTGGGCCGCCAGGACGGCCAGAAACATCGCTCCAATTAGCCGAAAAAAAACTGTGGCTTGCATACGGGCTTAAAATGACAGTTTCCCGCTTGAATGACGATAAAAACCTGGCTTGCGGCGAGGGCAGGAGAGGCAGTTGAAGTCACGTCAAATACGCTCCAGGACAAGCTTTGGCCAAAATTGAGAGATTTAGACCAAGCAGGGGGTAGTTTCTGACCACTGTGGAATCACGAGGGCGGGAGTGATTTCAACAGCGCGGCCAGGCGTTGATTGGCGGCCTCGGCCAGCGAGCTTAAGAGATTGCGTTTTTCCAGATGCAGCTCGTCCTGGTCATCGCGGTGGTGCAGATAGAAATCCAAGCGCATGCCGGTGTCGCTAAATTCATGGGTTTCCACGGGCAAGTCTTTGACGGTGGAGATTTCGGGTTGCAACCAGAGGTGTTCGGCGGCGGCGTGATGGCCATTGGCCGGCCAGGAGATTTTGAAGCCGGGCTTTTGGTATTCCTGGCAGACCATTTGCAGGATTTGCGGGATTTGTTGCACATCGTTGGCCAGCGCCAATTTGCATTTGGCCAGTTCCGCCACATGGTAGAGAAACTTGAATTGCAGGCGCTCGGGCGACTTGCCCAACTGGCTCAGGGCCTTCCAATAGCCGAGGGCGCGCAATCCGGCAAACAGCACCACAAAAAGGGCGGCAAATCCAAAGGCCATGCCCATACTATTTTCCATGACGGTCACCAGCGCCACCAAACCGCACAAGAGGCAAAAGGCGTAAATGATTAAAGAGGCCTGGCGGTGGCTCAAGCCGCGGGCCAGCAGGCGGTGGTGGATATGGCCGGCATCGCCACTAAACATGGATTTGCCGCGCACCGCCCGCCGCACCATGGCCAGGAGGGTGTCAATGACAGGGAATCCCAAGACCAGCACTGGAATAAGCAAGGAGGCGGCCAGCGTGCCTTTTTGAGATGTCAGCAAGGAACTGACGGCGAGGGTCATGCCTAAAAACAGGCTGCCAGTGTCTCCGAGAAAAATGCGGGCAGGATTGAAGTTGTAGGGCAGGAATCCCAGACAGGCGCCCGCCAGGGCGGTCATGATGACTGCGCCCACCACGTTGTCATTGTAAATGGATATGACGGCGATGGTGGTGGCGGCAAAGAACGCCACCCCGGAGGCCAGGCCATCAATGCCGTCCACCAAATTAATGGCGTTGGTGATGCCCACAAGCCAAAGCAGGGTGAGGACAGGTCCCGCCCAGCCGAGCGGCACGCTGCCTAGAGAGGGGATGGTAATGGATTCAAAGCCCACGCCTGAGATGACCAGGACCAGCGCCACGGGCAATTGCGCCATTAATTTCTTGCGGGCATTGAGGCCTCGCAAATCGTCATAAACCCCCAGCAGCAACATGGCCAGCCCGCTGAGGAGGATTTGCAGCACCATGCCCTCCCGTGCCCGCAAGAAGGCGGCCACGCGGTTGTCGTACAGCCACAAGGCGGTGATGGGCAGCCACATGGCCAGCGCGATGGCCAGACCCCCCAGCAAGGGGATGGGGCGGTGATGGATTTTGCGCGTGCCGGGGTGGTCCAACACATTGGCCCGGAGAGCCAGCCGCCGAATGAGGGGAGTCAACACCAAGGCCAGTCCACAAGACAAGGCCACGAGCACCGCATATGTCTTATAATTTCCCATGCACCTCGCCGCTACCACCCAACAGGTCTTTGTTACCGCTGCTGAGGCGCCCAAGTCAATCTGCTTATCGGTATTTTACGGACTGCCCTAGAGGCGTTTGACCCTCGCCGGCAGCCGTGGCAGTATGAGCACAATTGAATAAAAAAGGAAAGATTATGAAAAGAAATGTTGCGAATAAAAACGCCGCGCCCCGCGAAGCCCTCGCAGCAAGTCTCAATCAAGTATTGGCAGATTCGTATGCGCTCATGGCTCTCACCCACGCGGCGCATTGGAATGTGGAAGGGCCGGGTTTTTTTGCGCTGCACACCGCCTTTCAGACGCAGTACGAGGAATTGTTTGCGGCGATTGACGAAATTGCCGAGCGCATTCG
This is a stretch of genomic DNA from Fontisphaera persica. It encodes these proteins:
- a CDS encoding glycosyltransferase family 4 protein; its protein translation is MGNYKTYAVLVALSCGLALVLTPLIRRLALRANVLDHPGTRKIHHRPIPLLGGLAIALAMWLPITALWLYDNRVAAFLRAREGMVLQILLSGLAMLLLGVYDDLRGLNARKKLMAQLPVALVLVISGVGFESITIPSLGSVPLGWAGPVLTLLWLVGITNAINLVDGIDGLASGVAFFAATTIAVISIYNDNVVGAVIMTALAGACLGFLPYNFNPARIFLGDTGSLFLGMTLAVSSLLTSQKGTLAASLLIPVLVLGFPVIDTLLAMVRRAVRGKSMFSGDAGHIHHRLLARGLSHRQASLIIYAFCLLCGLVALVTVMENSMGMAFGFAALFVVLFAGLRALGYWKALSQLGKSPERLQFKFLYHVAELAKCKLALANDVQQIPQILQMVCQEYQKPGFKISWPANGHHAAAEHLWLQPEISTVKDLPVETHEFSDTGMRLDFYLHHRDDQDELHLEKRNLLSSLAEAANQRLAALLKSLPPS
- a CDS encoding LamG-like jellyroll fold domain-containing protein, which gives rise to MFLAVLAAQAAETPSSLNAWRKFAESYLQHPEIERCYLFDHLSPQTDQIPDARGGAPLRFQAAPVTGKPAETLQIIQGRWPGKTAVRLDAGALVGPALNPTHRAFTVAGWFRKNGPGAHRGNNQSPNGAVLGVGDGYWAGWRVWSAYPQKYVTFEIGRPQPSNAKGLSGGLWPDGVWVHLAATWDGQEMRLYLNGDCVAATPYNGNYTPAAGNAFRIGYLNAGVGSLLLDVDECLLYRKALSPTEILALAWWSYALPGNAAQHLEAARLALASNDFPSASLALSRLPAQPSPLAALGNVRRAELLRLQRQPGDAAHLLLQTAQTAPPPLAATADELLRRLLMDSGGAPVPAAVAERVLKLTDLSDKERLTAQRVLAQAYREAGQWADAVQNYEALTKAAAASPRERLEARMALVHTHFEARNFNAARAECQRLLADAETPALFKGLAQMRLAQSFEREKQFARAQEEYRKLETMPDLPPHWLEEARRAITEISRLQRGLPAMDMEATHMQLPELPKPGLTFHVAPQGNDAHPGTAAQPFATLQRARDAIRALKARDALPPGGVTVLVQGGEYLMREPFRLEAGDSGAPGRPIVYRAAPNQKPRFIGSQRLGGFSPVTDAGVMARLPETARLHVMQCDLRAQGITNFGSVTATGRRADLYFNGTRLSLARWPNTNWVQVGQLLGGTNAAMNIHARRGSREGRFTFNYDRPARWQQEPEIWLHGYWFWDWAEDYQRVATLDVPNRSFTLAPPAASYGYHEGQPYYALNLLSEIDQPGEWYLDRTTGCLYLWPPGPLAGTRITLSMLDGPMVTLAQVAEVALVGLQFEEGRGDGLLLTGCTNVSLLGCTVARFGENGVVINGGNQCTLFGCDIFTLGRNGTIVRGGERRTLQSSGHWVENCHIYEMSRFKPTYTPAILAEGVGIRIRHNRMHTCPSSAMRIEGNDHLIEYNEIFNVVRESDDQGGADMWGNPTYRGVVYRFNFWHDIGNQREVGQAGIRLDDAICGVLVYGNVFFRCAEGLFGGVQIHGGKDNIVDYNLFVDCQGAVSFSSWGARRWKEFLSTPETRRKTTQEVDLQSPPYSTRYPGVADLESHADRNFIWRNAVIQCRQFLMRSPAVTELLDNYISAHAKDLGFANAPKGDFRLPDNSVLYDRVVWRPLPVSAMGLYPHPLRASPPPSR